The Pseudarthrobacter sp. NS4 genome includes a window with the following:
- a CDS encoding urease accessory protein UreD: MSTTAAEATPAAATGSAASAVGSPRGVLELVITVRGGRSIASRQFHQGALRVLRPHYLDDSGQVCYVLVNPGGAYLGADLFVIDVEVGDGADLHLTTQSATKVYRTPGSFAEQRMSLLLGEGARLELMPDQLIAYREASYRQRAHITVHPSSSLVIAEIITPGWSPDGASFKYEELRLRNEIHVQVGDRTELLALDNLLIRPPLNDVTGLGFMEGFSHLGSLVVVDPRVGQELADDLHALTVGHDAHSGVSLTRTVAGTTGLVLRSLSNTTGELNSLLGACTALLRDRWHGQEPLNMRKY; the protein is encoded by the coding sequence ATGAGCACGACGGCGGCTGAAGCGACTCCGGCGGCTGCAACCGGCTCCGCCGCCTCTGCAGTCGGCTCGCCGCGCGGTGTGCTTGAGCTCGTCATCACCGTACGGGGGGGTAGGTCCATTGCGTCCCGGCAGTTCCATCAGGGCGCTTTGCGGGTGCTTCGGCCACACTATCTGGACGACTCCGGGCAGGTTTGTTATGTGCTCGTGAATCCTGGTGGCGCTTACCTAGGGGCAGACCTGTTCGTCATCGACGTGGAGGTGGGGGACGGGGCTGACCTACATTTAACTACCCAGTCCGCGACCAAGGTTTACCGGACTCCGGGGTCCTTTGCCGAGCAGCGGATGAGCCTGCTGCTGGGGGAGGGGGCGCGGCTGGAACTGATGCCTGACCAGCTCATCGCCTACCGGGAGGCCAGCTACAGGCAACGCGCCCACATCACGGTGCATCCGTCGTCGAGCCTCGTGATTGCCGAAATCATCACTCCTGGCTGGTCGCCGGACGGGGCATCGTTTAAGTACGAAGAGCTTCGGCTGCGAAACGAAATCCACGTACAGGTGGGTGATCGCACCGAACTCCTGGCACTCGACAACCTGCTCATCCGGCCTCCGCTGAACGACGTCACCGGCCTGGGCTTCATGGAGGGGTTCAGCCACCTCGGATCCCTGGTGGTGGTGGATCCGCGCGTCGGCCAGGAGCTCGCCGATGACCTTCACGCCCTGACCGTCGGGCATGATGCCCACTCCGGGGTTTCCCTGACCCGCACGGTTGCGGGAACCACCGGGCTGGTGCTGCGATCGCTGTCCAACACCACGGGCGAGCTCAACAGCCTGTTGGGTGCCTGCACGGCGTTGCTTCGCGACCGCTGGCACGGGCAGGAGCCTCTCAACATGAGGAAATATTGA
- the ureG gene encoding urease accessory protein UreG: protein MTEPIKIGIGGPVGAGKTQLVERLTRHMSPEISMAAITNDIYTIEDAKILAANGILPEDRIIGVETGGCPHTAIREDTSMNTAAIEELKARHPDLQVIFVESGGDNLSATFSPELVDFSIYIIDVAQGEKIPRKAGQGMIKSDLFIINKTDLAPHVGADLSVMEADSKEFRGEKPFCFTNLKTDEGLDAVINWVRRDVLMLDLAP, encoded by the coding sequence ATGACTGAACCCATCAAAATCGGCATCGGCGGCCCTGTGGGCGCCGGCAAAACGCAGCTGGTGGAGCGGCTCACGCGCCACATGAGCCCCGAAATCTCCATGGCCGCGATCACCAACGACATCTACACCATCGAGGACGCCAAAATCCTGGCTGCCAACGGCATCCTTCCCGAGGACAGGATCATCGGCGTCGAAACCGGCGGCTGCCCGCACACCGCCATCCGCGAAGACACCTCGATGAACACCGCCGCCATCGAGGAACTCAAAGCCCGGCACCCCGACCTCCAGGTCATTTTCGTGGAGTCCGGCGGCGATAACCTCTCGGCGACCTTCAGCCCGGAGCTCGTGGACTTCTCCATCTACATCATCGACGTGGCCCAAGGCGAAAAGATCCCACGCAAAGCCGGCCAAGGCATGATCAAGTCCGATCTCTTCATCATCAACAAAACCGACCTCGCTCCCCATGTTGGCGCCGATTTGTCGGTTATGGAGGCCGACTCAAAGGAGTTCCGGGGCGAAAAGCCGTTCTGCTTCACCAACCTGAAGACTGACGAAGGGCTGGACGCTGTCATCAACTGGGTGCGCCGCGACGTTCTGATGCTCGACCTCGCTCCATGA
- a CDS encoding urease accessory protein UreF produces the protein MTYQLALQQLCDSALPTGAFAHSFGFEGYIERELICDEASFGVWLSVFVSQQLSYSDGLSIRFLYEGWDVGELDVLLSAQLLSRQVREASVKMGGRLLEIGTEVFPSAELGLYRDLVTTGRAAGHQPLAFAVVARSLGVPLTEALAACLFATVTSLTQNAVRAIPLGQNAGQRLLRKAADDVAAAIERIARLTPDDFGALSPGLEISQMRHERQRARMFMS, from the coding sequence ATGACTTATCAGCTCGCGCTGCAACAGCTTTGTGATTCCGCGCTTCCAACCGGGGCTTTTGCTCACTCTTTTGGGTTTGAGGGGTACATCGAACGGGAGCTCATTTGTGACGAGGCTTCGTTTGGGGTTTGGCTTTCTGTATTTGTCTCGCAGCAGCTTTCCTACTCTGATGGGCTGTCGATCCGGTTCCTCTACGAGGGCTGGGATGTTGGGGAGCTTGATGTCCTGCTTTCGGCGCAACTGCTGTCTCGCCAAGTCAGGGAGGCCAGCGTCAAGATGGGCGGGCGGCTGCTGGAGATCGGAACCGAGGTTTTTCCCTCGGCCGAGCTGGGACTTTATCGGGACCTGGTGACTACGGGCCGGGCCGCCGGGCATCAGCCGCTGGCGTTCGCCGTCGTCGCCCGTTCCTTGGGCGTGCCGCTGACCGAAGCGCTGGCCGCGTGCCTTTTCGCCACCGTCACGTCGCTGACGCAGAACGCCGTCCGGGCCATCCCCCTCGGGCAAAACGCCGGGCAGCGGCTGCTGCGGAAAGCGGCCGACGACGTCGCTGCCGCCATCGAGCGGATCGCCCGCCTGACGCCGGACGACTTCGGCGCACTCAGCCCAGGGCTGGAAATTTCGCAGATGCGGCACGAGCGCCAACGTGCCCGAATGTTCATGAGCTAG
- the ureE gene encoding urease accessory protein UreE has product MIIEKVLGNLHELPTTDLAAYTGLHREKVVLPSAQLVKRIQRVTTDHGKEIGIRLAAGSADLRDGDILHVAETNMIVVSVLPTDVLVIAPRSVHDMGVVAHSLGNRHLQAQFFDASSEYGAEVMVCAYDHTVEDYLVHAGVPYDRQERVMPVPFRHAEHSH; this is encoded by the coding sequence GTGATCATCGAAAAAGTACTCGGCAACCTGCACGAGCTGCCTACAACCGACCTGGCTGCCTACACCGGCCTGCACCGGGAGAAAGTGGTGCTGCCCAGTGCCCAGCTGGTCAAGCGTATCCAGCGCGTCACCACGGACCACGGCAAGGAAATCGGAATCCGCCTGGCGGCCGGCTCAGCAGACCTGCGGGACGGCGACATCCTGCACGTTGCCGAAACCAACATGATCGTGGTGTCGGTGCTGCCCACCGACGTCCTGGTCATTGCGCCCCGGTCCGTCCACGACATGGGCGTCGTGGCACACTCGCTCGGCAACCGGCACCTCCAGGCCCAGTTCTTCGACGCTTCCTCGGAGTACGGGGCCGAGGTCATGGTATGCGCCTACGACCACACCGTCGAGGACTACCTCGTCCACGCCGGAGTGCCCTATGACCGCCAGGAACGCGTCATGCCCGTGCCCTTCCGCCATGCCGAACACTCGCACTAG
- the ureC gene encoding urease subunit alpha — protein MSFEIPRRQYADLYGPTTGDSIRLADTELFLDIEKDLTVYGEEVVFGGGKVIRDGMGQNGQVTRDGGPQAVSSGGVPDTVITNAVILDYTGIYKADVALRDGHIFRIGKAGNPQISDGVDIVIGPSTEIIAGERRILTAGGVDSHIHFISPDQVPTALSSGVTTMVGGGTGPAEGTKATTVTPGKWHIQRMLQAAEGLPINIGLFGKGHASALEPLAEQIRAGAIGLKVHEDWGSTTSSIDTSLKVADEFDVQVAIHTDTLNECGFVEDTIRAIDGRVIHTFHTEGAGGGHAPDIIRIAGLPNVLPASTNPTLPYTRNTIEEHLDMLMVCHHLNPDIPEDVAFADSRIRAETIAAEDVLQDLGIFSITSSDSQAMGRVGEVITRTWQVADKMKKQRGILEDPDGGVHGSAGSDNFRLKRYVAKYTINPAIAQGMADSIGSVEEGKFADLVLWDPAFFGVKPELVLKGGQIAYALMGDANASIPTPQPRTMRPMFAAFGKAVQQSSITFLSQAAIDAGVPQELGLEKVIRPVSGIRTLSKADLKYNDATPEIQVDPETYKVTVDGDDVTCEPSDVLPMAQRYFLF, from the coding sequence GTGAGCTTCGAGATTCCCCGCCGGCAGTACGCGGACCTGTACGGACCCACCACCGGTGATTCTATCCGCCTGGCGGACACCGAACTGTTCCTCGACATCGAAAAGGACCTCACCGTCTACGGGGAGGAAGTGGTGTTCGGCGGCGGCAAGGTGATCCGGGACGGCATGGGCCAGAACGGACAGGTAACCCGCGACGGCGGCCCCCAGGCTGTTAGTTCAGGTGGCGTACCGGACACCGTCATCACCAATGCGGTGATCCTCGATTACACCGGCATCTACAAGGCCGATGTCGCGCTCCGGGACGGCCACATCTTCAGGATCGGCAAGGCCGGTAACCCGCAGATCAGCGACGGCGTGGATATCGTGATCGGGCCGAGCACTGAGATCATTGCCGGCGAGCGAAGGATCCTCACCGCCGGCGGCGTTGACAGCCACATCCACTTCATCTCCCCGGACCAGGTTCCCACGGCCCTCAGCAGCGGCGTGACCACCATGGTGGGCGGTGGCACGGGTCCTGCCGAGGGCACGAAAGCCACGACCGTCACTCCCGGTAAATGGCACATCCAGCGTATGCTGCAGGCTGCCGAGGGGCTGCCCATCAACATCGGTCTTTTCGGAAAGGGCCACGCGTCCGCCCTCGAGCCCCTGGCTGAACAGATCCGGGCCGGCGCCATCGGCCTTAAGGTCCACGAGGACTGGGGCTCCACCACGTCCTCGATCGACACCTCCCTGAAGGTGGCCGACGAGTTCGACGTCCAAGTGGCCATCCACACCGACACGCTCAATGAGTGCGGCTTCGTGGAAGACACCATCCGCGCCATCGACGGCCGGGTTATCCATACATTCCACACCGAGGGCGCCGGTGGCGGGCACGCGCCGGACATCATCAGGATCGCCGGGCTGCCCAACGTCCTGCCCGCCTCCACCAACCCCACGCTCCCGTACACGCGGAACACCATCGAAGAGCACCTGGACATGCTCATGGTCTGCCACCACCTCAACCCGGACATCCCCGAGGACGTGGCCTTCGCCGACTCGCGCATCCGGGCCGAAACCATCGCCGCCGAGGACGTCCTCCAGGACCTGGGCATCTTCTCCATCACCTCCTCCGACTCCCAGGCAATGGGACGCGTGGGCGAGGTCATCACCCGCACCTGGCAGGTGGCGGACAAAATGAAGAAACAGCGCGGGATTTTGGAAGATCCCGACGGCGGTGTCCACGGCTCGGCAGGCAGCGACAACTTCCGCCTCAAGCGCTACGTTGCGAAGTACACCATCAACCCGGCCATCGCCCAGGGCATGGCGGACTCCATCGGCTCGGTGGAGGAAGGCAAATTTGCCGACCTGGTGCTCTGGGATCCGGCGTTCTTCGGCGTGAAGCCCGAGCTGGTCCTCAAGGGCGGCCAGATCGCCTACGCACTGATGGGCGACGCCAACGCCTCCATACCCACCCCGCAGCCACGCACCATGCGCCCCATGTTCGCCGCGTTCGGCAAGGCCGTGCAGCAGTCCTCCATCACCTTCCTGTCCCAGGCAGCAATCGACGCCGGCGTGCCCCAGGAGCTGGGCCTGGAAAAGGTCATCCGTCCCGTCTCCGGGATCCGGACGTTGAGCAAGGCGGACCTCAAATACAACGATGCGACGCCGGAGATCCAGGTGGACCCGGAAACGTACAAGGTGACGGTCGACGGCGACGACGTCACCTGTGAGCCCTCCGACGTGCTGCCGATGGCGCAGCGCTACTTCCTCTTCTGA
- a CDS encoding urease subunit beta, protein MIPGEYVLRSEPVTVNAGRKAVDVVVTNRGDRPVQVGSHFHFAEANPALEFDRKAAHGRRLDIPAGTAARFEPGDGKTVRLIELAGSREVYGLSNAVNGPLDPQSTDAAVKGNM, encoded by the coding sequence ATGATCCCAGGTGAGTATGTACTCAGGTCCGAACCGGTGACGGTGAACGCCGGGCGGAAGGCGGTGGACGTCGTCGTGACCAACCGCGGTGACCGTCCCGTGCAGGTGGGTTCCCATTTCCACTTCGCCGAAGCAAATCCTGCCCTGGAGTTCGACCGGAAAGCCGCCCACGGCCGACGCCTGGACATCCCCGCCGGCACAGCAGCCCGGTTTGAGCCGGGGGACGGCAAGACCGTCCGGCTCATTGAGCTGGCGGGAAGCCGCGAGGTGTATGGCCTCAGCAACGCCGTCAACGGTCCACTCGATCCTCAGAGCACGGACGCCGCCGTGAAAGGAAACATGTGA
- a CDS encoding urease subunit gamma: protein MHLMPREQEKLMIVVAADLARRRQARGLKLNFPEAVAIISYELIEGARDGRTVADLMSYGTTVLTRDEVMEGVPEMVHDVQIEATFPDGTKLVTVHDPIR from the coding sequence ATGCACCTGATGCCCCGTGAGCAGGAAAAGCTCATGATTGTGGTGGCCGCCGATCTTGCGCGGCGCCGCCAGGCCCGCGGCCTCAAACTGAACTTCCCGGAGGCTGTGGCCATCATCAGTTATGAACTGATCGAGGGTGCCCGGGACGGCCGCACAGTGGCAGACCTGATGAGCTACGGGACCACTGTGCTGACCCGCGACGAGGTGATGGAAGGCGTTCCGGAAATGGTCCACGACGTCCAGATCGAGGCCACGTTCCCGGACGGCACCAAGCTCGTCACAGTCCACGATCCGATCCGCTAG
- the gcl gene encoding glyoxylate carboligase: protein MSKMRTVDAAVAILEKEGAIEAFGLPGAAINPFYSAMRAHGGIRHTLARHVEGASHMADGYSRAKDGNIGICIGTSGPAGTDMITGLYAAWADSIPMLCITGQAPVAKLHKEDFQAVDIESIAKPVTKMAMTVLEPGQVPGAFQKAFQLMRSGRPGPVLLDLPIDVQQAEIEFDIDTYEPLPVEKPKASRKQLEKALDMLTAAQHPLIVAGGGIINAGASAQLVELAEILNVPVIPTLMGWGTIPDDHQLMAGMVGLQTSHRYGNENYLQSDFVIGIGNRWANRHTGGLETYTAGRKFVHIDIEPTQIGRVFSPDLGIASDAGAALAGLVELAKERKAAGSLPDYTAWVAECQDRKGSLQRKTHFENIPIKPQRVYEEINKSFGRDTTYVSTIGLSQIAGAQMLHVFGPRKWINAGQAGPLGWTGPAALGVVRGKPDETVVALSGDYDFQFMIEELAVGAQFNLPYIHVVVNNSYLGLIRQSQRGFNMEQNVSLAFDNINSTHLSEDTRGYGVDHLKVAEGLGCKAVRVEDPNDLAAAFDKAKTMMGEFQVPVVVEVILEKITNISMGVEINAITEFEDLAAKGEDAPTAIIALLD, encoded by the coding sequence ATGAGCAAGATGCGTACCGTTGATGCAGCGGTTGCCATCCTGGAAAAGGAAGGCGCCATCGAGGCGTTCGGCCTGCCAGGCGCGGCAATCAACCCCTTCTACTCCGCCATGCGCGCCCACGGCGGCATCCGCCACACCCTGGCCCGCCACGTTGAAGGCGCCAGCCACATGGCCGACGGCTACAGCCGGGCCAAGGACGGCAACATTGGCATCTGCATCGGCACCTCCGGCCCCGCCGGCACCGACATGATCACCGGCCTGTACGCCGCCTGGGCCGACTCCATCCCCATGCTCTGCATCACCGGCCAGGCCCCCGTGGCCAAGCTGCACAAGGAAGACTTCCAGGCCGTGGACATCGAGTCCATCGCCAAGCCCGTCACCAAGATGGCCATGACCGTCCTGGAGCCCGGCCAGGTTCCCGGCGCCTTCCAGAAGGCCTTCCAGCTGATGCGCTCCGGCCGCCCCGGCCCCGTCCTGCTGGACCTGCCCATCGACGTGCAGCAGGCCGAGATCGAATTCGACATCGACACCTACGAGCCCCTGCCCGTCGAGAAGCCCAAGGCCTCCCGCAAGCAGCTGGAAAAGGCCCTGGACATGCTCACCGCTGCGCAGCACCCGCTGATCGTGGCCGGCGGCGGCATCATCAACGCCGGCGCCTCCGCGCAACTGGTGGAACTGGCCGAAATCCTCAACGTTCCGGTCATCCCCACCCTGATGGGCTGGGGCACCATCCCGGACGACCACCAGCTCATGGCCGGCATGGTGGGCCTGCAGACCAGCCACCGCTACGGCAACGAGAACTACCTGCAGAGCGACTTCGTGATCGGCATCGGCAACCGCTGGGCCAACCGCCACACCGGCGGCCTGGAGACCTACACGGCAGGCCGGAAGTTCGTGCACATCGACATTGAGCCCACCCAGATCGGCCGCGTGTTCTCACCGGACCTGGGCATCGCGTCCGACGCCGGCGCGGCGCTGGCCGGGCTGGTTGAGCTCGCCAAAGAGCGCAAGGCTGCAGGGTCCCTGCCGGACTACACGGCGTGGGTTGCCGAATGCCAGGACCGCAAGGGTTCGCTGCAGCGCAAGACCCACTTCGAGAACATTCCCATCAAGCCGCAGCGCGTGTACGAGGAGATCAACAAGTCCTTCGGCCGCGACACCACCTACGTGTCCACCATCGGCCTGTCCCAGATCGCCGGCGCCCAGATGCTGCACGTGTTCGGCCCGCGCAAGTGGATCAACGCCGGCCAGGCAGGCCCCCTGGGCTGGACCGGCCCGGCCGCCTTGGGCGTCGTGCGCGGCAAGCCGGATGAGACCGTTGTAGCCCTGTCCGGGGACTACGACTTCCAGTTCATGATCGAGGAACTCGCTGTGGGCGCGCAGTTCAACCTCCCCTACATCCACGTGGTGGTGAACAACTCCTACCTGGGCCTGATCCGCCAGTCCCAGCGCGGCTTCAACATGGAACAGAACGTGTCCCTGGCATTCGACAACATCAACAGCACGCACCTGTCCGAGGACACCCGCGGCTACGGCGTGGACCACCTCAAGGTGGCCGAAGGCCTGGGCTGCAAAGCCGTGCGCGTGGAGGACCCCAACGACCTCGCCGCCGCCTTCGACAAGGCCAAAACAATGATGGGCGAGTTCCAGGTGCCCGTGGTGGTCGAAGTGATCCTGGAAAAGATCACCAACATCTCCATGGGTGTGGAAATCAACGCCATAACCGAGTTCGAAGATCTGGCCGCCAAGGGCGAGGATGCACCCACAGCGATCATCGCGCTGCTGGATTAG
- a CDS encoding 2-hydroxy-3-oxopropionate reductase has protein sequence MSNVAVIGLGIMGLPMAINLVKAGHTVTGFNRSQDKIDELVSEGGKGASSIADAVKDADVVITMVPDSPDVEGVVSGEDGLFANAKKGTLWIEASSIRPDVAKRLADDAKEAGIRPLDAPVSGGEQGAIDAVLSIMVGGDKEDFDAASDVLNAVGKTIVHVGPSGSGQTVKAANQLIVAVNIEVLGEAIAFLEAYGVDTDAALKVLGGGLAGSKVLDQKGQKMLDRNFEPGFRLALHHKDLGIVTSAAREANVAVPLGAVVAQLVAATVNQGDGALDHSGLFKQVLQLSGRK, from the coding sequence ATGAGCAACGTTGCAGTTATCGGGCTTGGAATTATGGGCCTGCCCATGGCCATCAACCTGGTTAAGGCCGGCCACACCGTCACCGGCTTCAACCGCAGCCAGGACAAGATCGACGAGCTCGTTTCCGAAGGCGGCAAGGGCGCCAGCAGCATCGCTGACGCCGTCAAGGACGCCGACGTCGTGATCACCATGGTCCCGGATTCCCCCGACGTTGAGGGTGTGGTCAGCGGCGAGGACGGTCTCTTCGCCAACGCGAAGAAGGGTACCTTGTGGATTGAAGCGTCCAGCATCCGCCCCGACGTCGCCAAGCGCCTCGCCGACGACGCGAAAGAGGCTGGCATCCGGCCGCTTGATGCACCGGTGAGCGGCGGTGAGCAGGGCGCCATCGACGCCGTCCTTTCCATCATGGTCGGCGGCGACAAGGAGGACTTCGACGCAGCCTCCGATGTCCTGAACGCCGTCGGCAAGACCATCGTCCACGTTGGCCCCTCCGGCTCCGGCCAGACCGTCAAGGCAGCCAACCAGCTCATCGTCGCCGTCAACATCGAAGTCCTCGGCGAAGCCATCGCCTTCCTCGAGGCCTACGGCGTGGACACCGACGCCGCCCTCAAGGTCCTCGGCGGCGGCCTGGCCGGCTCAAAGGTCCTGGACCAGAAGGGCCAGAAGATGCTCGACCGCAACTTCGAGCCCGGCTTCCGCCTCGCCCTCCACCACAAGGACCTCGGCATCGTCACCTCCGCCGCCCGCGAAGCCAACGTCGCCGTCCCCCTCGGCGCCGTCGTCGCACAACTCGTCGCCGCCACCGTCAACCAGGGCGACGGCGCACTGGACCACTCCGGACTCTTCAAGCAGGTCCTCCAGCTCTCCGGCCGGAAGTAG
- a CDS encoding hydroxypyruvate isomerase family protein has translation MTYTVNCSILLTELPLLERPAAAKAAGFDAVEFWWPFESSVPTDAQVTEFERAIKDAGVQLTGLNFNAGNMPGGDRGLVSWPARSAEFQDNIDVVAGIGERLGCKAFNALYGNRIDGESVEKQDAIGAENLAAAAEGVARIGGTVLLEPVSGAPRYPLLTAEDALKVIARVKAEAGVGNIKLLADFYHLAVNGDDVDSVIENHARDFGHIQIADNPGRGAPGTGTLPLREWIARSRELGYEGYIGLEYKEPQETAFSWVVPERPVTTNNPTAPHSL, from the coding sequence ATGACGTACACCGTGAACTGCTCCATCCTCTTGACCGAACTGCCGCTCCTGGAACGCCCCGCCGCAGCGAAGGCTGCCGGTTTTGACGCTGTTGAGTTCTGGTGGCCCTTTGAGTCCTCCGTCCCCACCGATGCCCAGGTCACCGAGTTCGAGCGCGCCATCAAGGACGCCGGCGTTCAGCTCACGGGCCTGAACTTCAACGCCGGCAACATGCCCGGCGGGGACCGCGGTCTGGTTTCCTGGCCCGCGCGCTCCGCAGAGTTCCAGGACAACATCGACGTCGTGGCCGGCATCGGTGAGCGCCTGGGCTGCAAGGCCTTCAACGCCCTCTACGGAAACCGGATCGACGGCGAATCGGTTGAGAAGCAGGATGCCATCGGCGCCGAGAACCTGGCCGCTGCAGCCGAAGGTGTCGCCCGTATCGGCGGCACCGTCCTCCTCGAACCCGTCAGCGGGGCACCCAGGTATCCGCTCCTCACCGCTGAAGACGCACTCAAGGTCATCGCCCGCGTCAAGGCCGAGGCCGGCGTCGGCAACATCAAGCTTTTGGCGGACTTCTACCATCTTGCAGTCAATGGCGACGATGTGGACTCCGTGATCGAAAACCACGCCAGGGACTTCGGCCACATCCAGATTGCCGACAACCCGGGCCGAGGCGCACCCGGTACCGGCACCCTCCCCCTGCGTGAGTGGATCGCCCGCAGCCGCGAACTCGGCTACGAGGGCTACATCGGCCTCGAATACAAGGAACCGCAGGAAACGGCCTTCAGTTGGGTCGTCCCGGAACGCCCTGTCACGACGAACAATCCCACGGCACCCCACAGCCTCTGA
- the aceB gene encoding malate synthase A translates to MPIAVPNPRPIERAEEILTPKALAFVEELHTRFAGTRNELLAARAVRRRRVAETGKLDFLPETQDVRDGDWKVAPAPAALQDRRVEMTGPASPAKMAINALNSGAKVWLADLEDASTPTWGNVIDAILNLRDAAQGTLGYTSGEGKEYRLRTDAPLAVVVARPRGWHMQEKHMIIDGQPAVGALVDFGLHFFHVAKQLVLNGQGPYYYLPKMESHLEARLWNDVFVFAQDYLGLNQGTIRATVLIETIPAAFEMDEILYELRDHASGLNAGRWDYLFSIIKYFRDAGEEFVLPDRASVAMTAPFMRAYTELLVKTCHKRGAFAMGGMAAVIPNRRHPEVTEAAFAKVRADKTREANDGFDGSWVAHPDLVPTCREVFDAVLGDKPNQLDRQRPEVNVTADQLLDVASAEGQVTESGLRLNLYVAVAYTAVWLSGNGAVAIHNLMEDAATAEISRSQVWQQIRNGVVLADTGNKVTRELVSQILTEETQKLRGEVGEEAFERYYQPASSLIADICLSEDYMDFLTTPAYELVD, encoded by the coding sequence ATGCCCATAGCTGTTCCAAACCCGCGGCCAATCGAGCGTGCGGAGGAGATCCTCACCCCCAAGGCGCTTGCTTTCGTGGAGGAACTTCACACGCGCTTTGCCGGCACCCGCAATGAACTCCTGGCGGCCCGCGCCGTCAGGCGCCGGCGGGTGGCCGAGACCGGAAAGCTGGACTTCCTGCCGGAAACGCAGGATGTGCGCGACGGCGACTGGAAGGTCGCACCGGCGCCCGCAGCCCTGCAGGACCGCCGCGTTGAGATGACCGGCCCCGCTTCCCCGGCAAAGATGGCCATCAACGCCCTCAACTCCGGCGCCAAGGTGTGGCTGGCGGACCTTGAGGACGCCAGCACACCCACTTGGGGGAACGTCATCGACGCCATCCTGAACCTCCGCGATGCCGCGCAGGGCACCCTGGGCTACACCTCCGGGGAGGGCAAGGAATACCGCCTCCGCACGGACGCGCCGCTCGCCGTTGTCGTGGCCCGTCCCCGCGGCTGGCACATGCAGGAAAAGCACATGATCATCGACGGCCAGCCGGCCGTGGGTGCCCTGGTGGACTTCGGCCTGCACTTCTTCCATGTGGCCAAGCAGCTGGTCCTCAACGGCCAGGGCCCGTACTACTACCTGCCCAAGATGGAGAGCCACCTCGAGGCACGGTTGTGGAACGACGTCTTTGTGTTCGCCCAGGACTACCTCGGGCTGAACCAGGGCACCATCCGCGCCACCGTGCTGATTGAAACCATCCCGGCCGCGTTCGAAATGGACGAGATCCTCTACGAACTCCGTGACCACGCCTCCGGCCTGAACGCCGGGCGCTGGGACTACCTGTTCAGCATCATCAAGTACTTCCGGGACGCCGGCGAGGAATTCGTCCTGCCGGACCGTGCCTCGGTGGCAATGACGGCGCCGTTCATGCGCGCCTACACCGAACTGCTGGTCAAGACATGCCACAAGCGCGGCGCCTTCGCCATGGGCGGCATGGCCGCCGTGATCCCCAACCGCCGCCACCCGGAGGTGACCGAGGCAGCCTTTGCCAAGGTCCGCGCGGACAAGACCCGCGAAGCCAACGACGGGTTCGACGGCTCCTGGGTTGCCCACCCGGACCTGGTGCCCACCTGCCGCGAAGTCTTCGACGCAGTCCTCGGTGACAAGCCGAACCAGCTCGACAGGCAGCGGCCGGAAGTGAACGTCACCGCTGACCAGCTGCTGGACGTGGCATCCGCGGAAGGGCAGGTTACCGAATCAGGCCTGCGCCTGAACCTCTACGTGGCCGTGGCCTACACCGCCGTGTGGCTCTCCGGAAACGGTGCCGTGGCAATCCACAACCTGATGGAGGACGCGGCCACTGCCGAAATCTCACGGTCCCAGGTCTGGCAGCAGATCCGCAACGGCGTGGTGCTGGCCGATACCGGCAATAAGGTCACCCGCGAACTGGTCTCGCAGATCCTGACCGAGGAAACCCAAAAGCTGCGCGGCGAGGTGGGCGAGGAAGCCTTCGAGCGCTACTATCAGCCGGCGAGCAGCCTGATCGCGGACATCTGTCTTTCCGAGGACTACATGGACTTCCTCACCACTCCGGCTTACGAACTGGTGGACTGA